Genomic window (Melioribacteraceae bacterium):
CTGCCACTAAACAGCATTTTGAGATGCTCTCGGCAAACTACAATGAATTTACTACTAATCTAAAAAAAGAAATGGGAATGTTTACTGAACAGATTAGTGGACAAGATATTTATAATGGCAGATGTATTGCCTGCCATAACTTTGATCAAAAAATTGTTGGGCCGCCGTATAATGATGTGCTTCCGAAATATGTTGATAAAAAAGATGATCTTGTTAAATACATTTTAAATCCGGTTAAAGTAAATCCTGAATATCCTGCTATGCCTAGTCAAGGGTTAAAGCCTAATGAAGCTGAAGCAGTGGCGGAATATCTTTTGACCACATACAAGAAATAATATTACCTCTACTTTTATTTAAGGGGATTAATCTTTGTGAAGATGAATCCCCTTTCTTATTTTAAACAAACAGAAAAATTATTATGCTCACACTCATAGAAGTATTAACCAAATCAACCGAATATCTTGAAAAAAAGGGGATTGACTCTGCACGTCTCAATGCCGAGTTGTTACTTGCGGAAGTACTAAATTGTAAGCGTTTAGATATTTATCTGCGCTTTGATAAACCTTTAGCTGAAGATGAATTAGTGAAATATCGTGAATTTATTTCTCGAAGAGGAAAGTACGAACCTCTTCAATATATTGTGGGTTATACAGAATTTTATGGCCAAAGAATAAATGTGACTAAAGATGTTTTAATTCCTCGACCAGAAACGGAAATTCTCGTTGAATCTATTGTTGATCAATTCCGTTCTGTTCCAAACTTAAAAATTATTGATATTGGCACCGGGAGCGGCAATATTTCAATCGCGCTGGCCAAAAATCTTATATCACCATCAATCACAACAATCGACACTTCGCAAGAAGCAATCATTGTTGCTAAAAATAATTGCACTCTAAATAATCTTAATGGTGAAGTAGATTTTGTTCACGGGGATATACTAACTCATTCATTTCAACATGAATATGATATTGTCGTTTCAAATCCTCCATACATATCTTTGACAGAATATGAATCATTGCAAAATGAGGTGAAGTATTATGAACCAAAAAATGCATTAACGGATTTTCATGATGGACTATTTTATTTCGAATCTATCGCACATAAAATGTATGATTATCTCACAAGTGGTGGCAAAATATTTTTTGAGATTGGTTTTGGGCAGTCTGCTGCGGTTAAAAAAATCTTAACTAATAATAAATATTCCCACATTGAGATAATTAAAGATTATCAAAACATAGATCGAGTAATTTTCGGAGTCAGAGAATGAGGGCTGTAATTCAAAGAGTTTCAGCTGGTTCAGTGAAAATTGAAGCTCCAGAGCATTATGAAGAGATTGGGAAGGGGATGGTAATACTTCTCGGTGTAAAAATCGGGGATACAGATGGTGACGCAATTTATCTTGCCGACAAATGCTGTAATCTCCGCATATTTGAAGATTCAAATGATAAGATGAATATATCGCTAAAAGATATAAACGGAGAGGCGCTAGTGATTTCACAGTTTACTTTGTTTGGTGATACCAGAAAGGGGAACAGACCCAGTTTTTCGGAGGCGGCTGAACCAGAATCCGCAAATCAGCTTTACGAAAAATTTATTGAGCAGATGAAAAAGAACCTAAGTAACGAAAAAGTTAAAAAAGGAATATTTGGAGCCATGATGGAAGTCAAAATTATCAATACCGGCCCGGTTACTTTAATTGTTGAATCGAAGGGATAACGATATCATGAGCAGAGTGCTGATGATATTTATTGATGGTGTTGGTATCGGCGAAAATGACCCATTAAAAAATCCATTCTTCAAATTTGGCTTTAATACATTTACGAAAATATTTGGTAGAATACCCCATCTTAGTGATCAAAGAATTTCGATCACTAATGGAGCAGTTTTCCCGGTTGATCCGCTACTTGATATCCCAGGAATTCCACTAAGCGGAACAGGGCAAACATCCATTTTTTGCGGGATTAATGCTCCCCGATTTATAAATCAACATTTCGGACCTTATCCATATTCTACATTAATACCAATAATTAGAGAGCAAAATATATTTGCCGAGCTGATAAAAAAAGGTAAGTCAGTTGCCTTTGCCAATGCTTATCCAAAAATATTTTTCGATTATATAAATTCGGGAAGGAGAAGACTAAGTGTAACTACTTTAAGCTGCATACTTTCCGACGTTTACCTAAGGAAAATAAAAGATTTATATCAAGGTAAAGCCCTTAGTGCTGAAATTGATAATAGAAGATTTGTTGAGCGCTTAAATTATAAGCTGCCAATTATCAAGCATGAGCTAGCGGCAAGGAGATTGGTTCGATTAACCCGGGAGCACGATTTTACACTATTTGAAATTTTTCATACCGATCATATTGGTCATGGCCGAAACAGTGAAATGCTTATTCAGTTTCATACTTTACTCGACTCATTTCTTCAATCTATTATACAAAACCTACCCGATGACACTACCTTTTTACTTTGTTCTGATCATGGTAATTATGAAGATTTATCAATCAAGAGCCACACTTTAAATCCTTCGTTGGCTATAGCGTATGGCCCAGGAGCTGACTATTTGAGCAAGAGAATATCGAATCTCACACATATTAAGGAAGCATTAATGGACTTAATACTTTGAAAAATTATCCAGTTATAAAAGTAGCTATGCTTTTTATTTTGGGTATCATTTTACAAAAGGTATTTAATCTCCAAACAGGATTATTACTTTACCCTTGGATTTTATTTTTTGTTCTCTCAATTATATTTTTACTTTTTTATAAAAAAGAATCATTACAGATTTGTTTTGTAATCTTAACACTAATTATTTCGGGGGCATTTTACTTTTCATATATGTTTAATCCGGTTTCCTATCCCTTCCAAAAAGAAAAACTTGCAAAAAGTAATGTTTTTGGTACAATCAGCGATATTGAACTGGAAAAGGAAAATAAAATAATAATCTTCGTCGATACTGATTCTGTAAAGCATAATAATAATTCAGTTAACATCAATACAAAGTTAAGATGCGCTATATATGATTCAACTGAAGCATTGCGAAGTTTATACTCAAAACTGGGGATTGGGGATAAACTAAAAATTACCGGGACAATAATCCGTCCGAGGAATATTAGAAATCCGGGCGAGTTTGATTATGAACTTTACCTCAACCAAATTGATGTTGCCGGGATTATCAATACATTCTCTTCAAAGGAGATTTTACTATTAGATAAAGCTTCTCCAAATTTCAAACATTTTATTTTTCAAGTGAGGAAAAGTGTTGACCAATTATTAGAGAGTTCTCACAATAAAACTACCCATTCACTATTGCGTGGGTTATTACTTGCCGACCGAAGTTTAATTAGTTATGAATCGCGCAATGAATTTATATCTGCAGGTGTAATTCATGTACTGGCAGTATCTGGACTTCATGTTGGATTTATTGCAATGATTTTTGTCTTCCTTTTTTCACGATTTGGATTTAAGGCGAAGATGATTTTGACAATTTTCGGTTTGGTGGTATTCACGTTAATATGCGGCGCACCGCCATCGGTAGTTCGCGCTTCAATTATGGCTATTGTTATTATTATTGCAAAATTAACCGGAAGAAGTACAAATCTTTTTAACTCACTGGCAATTGCAGCACTTATAATTATATTGATTAATCCGAATGAATTATTTTCTCCCGGCTTTCAATTATCATTTAGCGCTGTTTTATCAATAGGAATAATGTATCCAATTCTGAATAAATTATTTAATGCTGAAGCCATTAGAAATCGATACTATAAGTATATAATTCAGTTTGTAGCTGTTTCCTTGTCAGCTCAAATAGGCACTCTTCCTTTTACGATTTATTATTTTGAAAAAGTATCACTAGTTGCGTTGTTGGCTAATTTTTTTGTGATACCATTGATAGGCATTATTTTAATTACAGCGTTTATTACACTATTTATATCAATTATTTTTCCATTTCTGACTCTATTTTATGCTTCAGCAAATGAATTTCTAACATTTATTCTATTTAATATAGTTCACCAATCTGCTGTTATTAAATACTCTTCATTTGAAGTATTCAATTATTCTATTTATGATGGATTAGTGTTTTATCTTTCGGTTGTTACATTATTCTTTGTACTTAAAAAATTTGTTACAACAATTCCCAAAATTATTGCAGTAATTTTATTGTTCCCAGTCAGTATTCTCTTTTCCCAAATTGATAATGAAAAATTATTGGATGATAAAAAATTTAATTTAGTGATGCTCGATGTTGGGCAGGGAGATAGTTTTTTTATAATGTTCCCAGATGGTAAAACAGCATTAATTGATGCAGGTGAAAAAACGGAATATTTTGATATAGGTGAGTACATTTTATATCCCTTTTTCAAAAGAAATAACATTAAAAAAATTGATTACGCATTTGTTTCTCATCTGGATACTGATCATGCAGGAGGGTTTAATTATTTAGTAGAGAAGAACTTTATAGATACTATTTACCTTCCAACGATTGATTCCACGAATAGTGAAGACTTGTATTTTAACAGACGCTTAAAAGAATATGGTGTTATAACTCGTAATTATAATAAATCAAGATTAAACATTAGTGGTGCTGAATTGTATATTCTTAATGATGAATACTCTAATAGACTTGCGGGTACAAACAGTAATAGAAAAAGTGGTCTAATGAAACTAGTATTTGGTAATTACTCATTTCTCTTTACAGGTGATACCGACAAATTTATGGAAGGGTATTATTCTCGAAGATATGCTGAATTTTTGAATTCAACATTTCTAAAAGTTGGGCATCATGGAAGCAAAACTAGTACTTCTGAAATATTCCTTAATCTGGTCAATCCCCAAAATGCTCTTATCAGTTGTGGAGTTGAAAATAAATTTAAGCACCCAAGTAAGTCGATAATTGATTTATTAGAAGGTGAGAATATCAGCATATTTAGAACTGATAAATCCGGTGCTGTTATATTTACTACCGATGGGAAAGAATTAAATCAAATTAATTGGCGGAATTTATAGATGAAATACTACTCAAATCATTCACTAAAATCATATAACACTTTTGCGTTAAATGAAACGGCATCTCACTTTTATGTAATTGAAGAGGATCATGAATTATATGAACTTCATGATAAAGGGGTATTCAACGGAGAACATTTAATTTTGGGTGGGGGCAGTAATGTACTTTTTACTAAAAATGTAGAATGCCCGGTACTTCATATGAAAACGATTGGGATTAGAAAAATATCGGAGGATGAAACTAAAGTAATTCTTGATGTTAAAGCCGGAGTTGAATGGAATGAGTTAGTTCATTATGCAGTCGAAAATAATTTTTATGGAATTGAAAACTTAACAGATATTCCGGGTACTTGCGGTGCGGCTCCAATCCAGAATATTGGTGCATATGGAGTTGAAATAAAAGATGTTCTAATTGATGTGCAATATTTTGATATTGCGTCAAAGACAATTAAAGTTATTAATAGTGGTGATTGTAATTTCGGTTACCGCGATAGCATTTTTAAGAATGAGTTAAAAGGTAAATATATAATTACCGGAATAACAATTGAACTGAAGAAAACAAAAAAACTTATCACAAACTATAGAGCAATAAAAGATTTCTTAGGCAACAAAAAGGAGGAAGATTTAACACTTCATGAATTAAGTGAGCTGATTTCGAAGATTAGGAGCAGTAAACTTCCGGACCCGAAGAGGTTTGGAAATGCCGGTAGTTTTTTCAAAAATCCCGAGATTTCAAAAAAACAGCTTGAAAAATTAAAAGAGAATCATAGTGATTTGGTTTTCTTTGAGGTGGAAAATTCTAAGTATAAAATTCCGGCCGCATACATGATTGAAAAATGTGGTTTCAAAGGAAAGAATGTGGGAAATGTTGGAACATATAACAGGCAGGCTTTAGTTATTATCAATCTTGGGCGAGCCACCGGAAATGAAATTCTAGATTACGCTAAAAAAATACAAGATGCTGTTTATCAAAAATTTAATGTAAAGATTCATCCGGAAGTAAATATTATCTGATGGAATTCAAATTCTATATTTATTCATTCGTAATTCTTCTAACTATTTATGGCATTGCGGTAGGGAATTACCCAAAATTCAGAATGAACAGAGCAACAATTGCGCTGATTGGTGCGGTTGTACTCATCCTAATAAATGCCATAAGTTTTGAAAAAGCACTTCAAGCAGTCGATCTAAATACAATCTTGCTCCTCTTTTCTATGATGGTTATTAATTCGAATCTTAAAATTTCCGGCTTCTTTAATAAAACTACCCAGTTTGTTCTAAAATATGCCAGCACACCAACTAGGTTGATTTTCCTAGTTACATTTTCTTCAGGAATTCTTTCCGCTCTATTTCTTAACGATACAATTGTACTTGCCGTAACGCCTGTACTTATTGATGTGTTAAAAAAACTTAAGCGGAATCCTATACCTTACATAATTGCCTTGGTAGCGTCTGCCAATGTTGGTTCATCCGCAACTCTCATTGGTAATCCTCAAAACATGATTATTGGAGTATCATCCGGGATTAGTTTTGTTGATTATACAATTATCCAGAGTGTACCCTCAATAATTGGTTTAGTCTTAATTAATCTTATAATCATACCATTGTACCGTAAGGAATTTAGCAATGAAAATTTTGGTACTATTCATATAGAGCGGGTGTACATTTATAAACCTCTACTGATTAAAAGTATAGTCTCATTAATTATAATGCTCGGTATGTTAGTTTTCGGAATTAATTTGGCTTTATCAGCTTTTACGGCGGCGGCAATTTTATTATTTACTAGAAGGCTAAAACCGGAACGAGTATTTCAAGAAATTGATTGGTCTTTGCTTGTATTTTTTTCCGGATTATTTATTATTACTGATTCTATTGAGACTTCAGGAATCGGGAATATACTATTTGTTGGAATGAAACCATTTTTTGATGGAGGACTTGCGAGTTTTACCGTTACAACGGCTTTGTTATCAAATTTAGTTTCTAATGTACCGGCGGTAATACTAATAAAACCATTAATTCCAATGATGGGGAGTGAGGATAAGGTCTGGATGGTACTCGGTTTTGCATCCACATTCGCGGGTAATTTAACACTCTTGGGTTCAGTAGCAAATCTAATTGGCATTGAAATAGCGAGAAAACAAAATATCATAATTAGTTTTTGGGAATACCTTAAAAGTGGTATTCTTATAACCATTCTCACTATTGCCGTTGGATTAATTTGGTTTAGCTATATTGTTTGAACTATTCTTCAATCTGTACAGCAGTACCGCAGGCAGAAACCATTAACATACTTCCACCTTGCCCAATAGTTTCAAAGTCTAAATCTACAGCCACAACAGCATTTCCACCCATAGCGCGTGCTTGATCCAGCATCTCACTTATAGCAATATCTTTAGCTTGCCGCAATTCACGTTCATACGCCGCTGATCTTCCGCCAACTATATCTCGGATGCTGGCAAATAAGTCTTTAAAAATATTTGCTCCTAAAATAGCTTCGCCGGAAACCAAACCTAAATACTTTGTAATTTTTTTCCCTTCGATAGATGGGGTGGTTGTTACTAACATTTGAACTCCTAATTATGTTACTCAAATATAAGAATCTTCCTCATTTTCCAAATCATTATCTTCATTGCTGAACATACTGCTCAGCATATCTTTAAATTCAACCCCACTTTCAATTAAATATTTGCTGAGTAATGAATGCTCCGATAATCCATGTAGCACAAATTCCATATATAGTAGTTTTTCATTCTTATCAATTTTTGGGTAATATTTATCTACTAACTCGCTCAATCCCTCTACTTTCGTGATAGTCAATTCATAGTCGTTAAATGACAGATTATTAAGTAAATCAATTTTATTGCCTTTTGAAAACCATTCCATAATCCTTTGATAAGGATTTTCTTCATGCTTTTTCTTTACTCGATCTGGCGAAGGGAAGTGATTGTTAAATTGGAATTTAACGGCTTTACTCAATAAAATATGAGCTACTTTAACGGGTCCTTCCTGCTCACCTTCATACACTAATTCAACCTTTCCAGTTATTGATGGAATGATTCCAATAATATCGGAAATGCGCACGAAAGTATTAGATTCATTATTGATTAGAATTCTTCTCTCGGCATAGCTATAAACATTTTCCAGTGCAGATATAGTTAGCCTTGCCGAGACACCACTTTTTGAATCAACAAATTCACTTGAGCGTGCTTCAATTGCAGTCTGCTCAATTATGCTTTTTATCAACTCGGGAACATGAATTCTATTTCGCTGATTCTCATCCAACTTTACTTCCTGTGCTGTAATATTTTTTGATATAGAAAGTGATTTTGGGTAATGCGTTAGAATTTGGGAATCGATTCGATCCTTTAAAGGTGTAACTATTGATCCACGATTTGTGTAATCCTCCGGATTAGCAGTAAAAATGAATTGAACATCGAGCGGAAGTCTTACTTTAAATCCTCTAATTTGAATATCTTTTTCTTGTAGAATATTAAAGAGAGCGACTTGAATTCTTGCTTGCAAATCGGGTAATTCATTAATCACAAATATTCCTCGATTAGACCGTGGAATTAAACCATAATGAATTACTCTTTCATCAGAATAGGGAAGTTTTAATGAAGCCGCTTTTATCGGATCAACATCCCCAATCAAATCCGCAATTGTAACATCTGGTGTGGCAAGTTTCTCGGTATATCTGTCGTTCCGGTGAACCCAGTCAATCTTTGTATTTTCTCCATTGACGGCAACTTGATCTTTACCATACCGGGAAATTGGATTAAATGGATCATCATTCAATTCTGAACCTGCAATTATTGGATGATATTCATCCAGCAGATTCGTCATTAACCGGGCAATTTTTGTTTTTGCCTGTCCACGAAGACCCAATAAAATAATATTATGTTTTGAAAGAATGGCAGTCTGGATTTCAGGAATGACCGTTTCATCATACCCAATAATATCGCTAAATAAATTAACTTTATTCTTTAGAGAATTAATGAGATTGTGTCTCATCTCTTCTTTCACACTTACACTTTTATATTTTGCTGACTTTAATTCGCCAAGAGTATTAATTTTTAAGTAATTCATTATCATTCCTTATTTCATTTTCTTTCTTCTGTTACGAACGTAGTCTTCAAACACAAATTCCCCCAAATTATTCAAACTACTGTAATATGCTTTTCCTTGATTAGTTTTAGTGAACTCACGAACAAACTGCTGAAGATATGAATCGCGCGCGATCATAAAGGTTGTAATTTGAATTCCCAGCTTTTTGCAACGGGCTGCGAGATCGAGAGTTTTATTTACAATTTTTGAATCAAGTCCAAAACTGTTTTTGTAGTATTTAATACCAATTTTTAAACATGTGGGCTTACCATCGGTAATCATAAAAATCTGTTTGTTCTTGTTTTTTTTCTTTCTTAAGATATCCATTGCCATCTCAAGCCCGGCAACTGTATTTGTATGGAAAGGTCCAACATTAAGGTAAGGTAGATCTTTTATTTGAATTTGTTTTGCGTCATCACCAAAAGTCAGAATATCCAAAGTATCAGATGGGTACTTTGTTGTAATTAGTTCAGCAAGCGCCATAGCTACTTTTTTGGCTGGGCTAATTCTATCCTCCCCATAAAGAATCATCGAATGTGAAATGTCTATCATCAATACTGTTGATGAGGAAGTTTTATAATCCATCTCCTCAATTTCCAGGTCCTCCTCTGTAAGTCTAAAATCATTTATACCATGATTAATCTGAGCATTTTTAATTGAGCTCGTGAGATCAATTTGGTCGAGTGAATCACCAAACTGAAATGATCTCCGGTCAGCATTTTTTTCATCGCCCATGCCGCTAAAAGTAGATCTATGATGACCACGCCCCGATTTTTTAAGTTTCCCGAAAATTTCCTCAAGCGAACGTCTTCTAATTTCTTTTTCAGATTTAGCGGTTATCGAAAAATTACCATTATGGTTATCATCACTTATGAAGCCCTTTTCTTTCAATTCCTCTATAAAGTCCCCAATTCCATAACCATTCTTTGTAATTGAGTATTTTCTATCCAACTTATTAAGAAGATTTAGGGCTTCAGATACATTTCCCGAGGTTATATTTAAAATTTGAAGGAAAATATCAAGAAGTTGATCAAAGCCGATCGACTCTGATTTTGAAGGTAAAAATTTGGTGAATCTGTGTCCGAGCATTTTTTTACTTTATAAACCCATTTGACTCTTCAAAAGTTCTTTTAAATCAATTAAAATGCTGAATAAACTAATACTTAAAAATGTTTGAAATTCATTACATTTAAGTACCATTTTTTGTGAAATATATAATTGGATTTTTCAAAACAATACATAATTCAAGCAATAACTACTGCTGCTAATAATTTACGGCTCAGTTCCGAAAAAATTGAAACGGTAGCTATTTTAAAAGAACGGCTATCTAATTCTTCGAACATAAGTGAAGAAATTAAATTATTTAAAAAAATTACAGAGTTGTCAAAATTAGGAATAAGGCTAAATGAAATTTTGATCTCATTTGAGAGTACGAGAATTGATTTCCTAAAAATATCGGATCGATTCAAAGAGCATAGCGCAAATCTTGTTAGGGAATTAAGTAATTCACTTGATAATATAACTCCGCAGCATTTAAGAGAGACATTTCAGAAATTTGACAACAATCCAATCAACATCGACTTAACAAAAAAGACTGCAGGAAGAACTAATTGGGAACAGATGGAAGAAACTATAAACCAAAGTATTAGTAATATCCCTGGACGTTCAAAAGCTGACGAGTTGAAGGAAGAGATTATAATGTCGGATCTTAATGAAGATCAACTTTTTAATTTTGAAAAATTTGAAGAAAAAATTTTGACTCCGGTAAAAGAAATTGACCGATTTTTAGATAAAGTTACTCGTTACGATTTTACTGAGGCTGAAGCAAAACATTTTATAAATTTAATGAGTGAAAATGGTAATGCAAGTAGGAACGCCGGTTATGAAATACTAGCCAATATGCATTCAATATTTTCGAGAGGACTTGAATTAGTAAATCAGAAAAAACTAGCTCCAAGTGTTCAAATAATTGAGTCGCTGAGAGCATGTTTAATTGTTATTGTTGCTGTGGTGAGAGGTAAAGAGGTGGATATCACAAGCTATCTAAATAGAGCTGAGACCTTTGGTCGCGGTATATTTTCAAAACAAAAGGGAAATTAAATGGAATTATTTGCTGTAATTATGGCTGGAGGAGTTGGCGCTCGGTTCTGGCCCCGTAGTAGAGAGAAGAAACCAAAACAATTAATTAGCATCCTCGGCAGTAATTCGATGATTCAAGATACAGTTTATAGATTAAAAGGATTAGTAAAAGATGAAAATATTCTTGTAATTACTAATAAAGTTCAGAAAATGGCTGTGAGAGAACAACTCCCACAAATTCCAGAAGAAAATATTATTGATGAGCCTTTCGGTAAAAACACCGCAGCTTGTATTGGTTTGGCTACTGTTGTAATTCGTAAAAAATCGCCCGATGCGGTTACTATAACATTACCGGCCGATCATTTAATTAAAGATGAAGAAGAATTTAGGAAGTGCCTGCTGACCGCCGCAGAATACGCTAATAAATCAAAAGGACTTCTCACAATAGGCATTACTCCAACAAGACCAGAGACCGGTTACGGATATATTCAGTACGACGAAAAGAAGATAAGTGAGAATATTTTTAAGGTTCTTACCTTTGCCGAAAAACCTAATTTAGCAACGGCAAAAAGATTTGTTTCCGCCGGAGATTTTTTGTGGAATTCGGGAATCTTTGTTTGGCGGGTGGATTCTATTATGGAAGAATTTTCAAAATATATGCCGGAACTTTATGATGGTATGATTGAGGTTGAAGAAAGTATTGGGACAGCTAATTTTAACAAACAGATAGTTAAAGTATATGGTCAGCTAAAAAGTATATCCATTGATTATGGTATAATGGAAAATTCTGATAAAGTTTTTGTAACTAAAGCTGATTTTTACTGGAATGATGTGGGGCATTGGGAAGCAGTTTATGAAATTACCCCCAAAGATGATGAGGGAAATGCAGTGGTTGGTGACTCTTACATGATAAATTCATTCGGCACCTATATATATTCACCAGATAAGTTTGCGGCCGTTATTGGTGTCGAAAATTTAATTGTAATTAATACAGATGATTCAATACTTATCTGTCATCGGAATAATGTTCAAGATGTAAAGCAGGTTGTAGATTACTTAAAAATGAATCAACGGACAGAGCTTCTTTGATGAAAAGACTTATCACCGAAAAAGAAATTGAACAATTAGCTAGAAATGACATAAGAGTATTAATTCTTGAACCTAATTCGGTAATTACACCGTTAGCAAAAGATAAAATTGTTGAACTAAAGATTGATGTAATTTATCAACAAAATTATAAGGCAGAAAAAAATAGAATCTCATGCGATAAGTCGCGTTGTTATATCGGGTCCGATCATACAGGAGTTTCAGTTAAAAAGAAGCTGATCGATTTTATCAAAACATTTAATTTTGAAATTATTGATGTGGGTACATATACAGAAGATGCAGTAGATTACCCGGATTTCGCTAAATCGATAGCGACAAAAGTGTTATCTGATAATTCAGCATTCGGAATTATTCTAGACGCAACGGGTATTCCCTCCTGCATTACAGCCAATAAATTCAAGGGTATTAGAGCCGCTACTTGTTATAATGAATTTTCCGCACGCTCATCGAGAGAACACAACGATGCCAACATTATTGTATTAGGCGCAAAATCTCTCGGTGAAGAAACAATTAAGTCAATCCTAAAAGTATGGTTCGAATCTGAATTTCAGGGATCGCGTCATCAGAAAAGATTAGATAAAATCAAAGATATCGAAGAGAACAATTTTAAATAAAATTACAAAAGAACGAGAATATTTTGTACGTCGAAAAATCAATCGTCCAATCAGTAGAAGTAATTAACAATTCAACATTTTTACTTAAAGTATTATCTCCGTCAATAGCATCAGCCATAAAACCGGGGCAATTCTGCAATGTAAAAGTATCTGAATCAAATTTCCCCTTATTACGAAGACCGTTCAGTATTTGTGATGTTGAGAATGAGAGCATCTTTTTTCTATTCGATCTACATGGTGAGGGGACGAAGATTCTTTCAAAAAAAAATGTGGGTGATGAACTTGATATTTTAGGACCATTGGGAAAAGGATTTAATTTAGAAGGTAATTACGAAACCGCTGTAATTGTAGCTGGGGGATTAGGTTCGGCCCCCTTTCCTTTTCTAATCAAAAAAATGGATCCCGCTAAAAATATTAAATGTTTAGTCGGTGCCAGATCTAGTGAACTTGTTGTTACTTATCAATTAAAAAATGCATTTATTGCTACAGATGATGGAAGTGAGGGATTTAAGGGTAATGTAGTTGAGTTGTTAAAAAATGAAATTCATTCACTTCAGAAGATAAGAATATTCGCATGCGGTCCAAATGTAATGTTAAAGGCTTTACAAGAATATTGCATCGCAAATAAATTGGATTGTCAAATATCTGTTGAATGCCCAATGGCTTGCGGTTTTGGAATATGTCAAGGATGTCCAATTGAAACTTACGATAAACAGAGTTATAAGTTAGTATGTAAAGATGGCCCCGTATTCAATGCTGATGAGGTTTCATTATGAAAGTGGATCTCTCAGTTAATCTTGGAACCTTAAAATTAAAAAATCCGGTTTTATTAGCATCGGGTACTGTTGGTTATGGAAATGAAATTGCTCAATTTACCGATCTATCCAAACTTGGGGGAATAGTAACAAAATCTCTCTCGTTAAAACCAAGAAGAGGAAATCCACCACAAAGAATTGTTGAAACAGCATCTGGAATGCTGAACGCTATTGGGCTTGCTAATGTTGGCGTTGAGGAATT
Coding sequences:
- the prmC gene encoding peptide chain release factor N(5)-glutamine methyltransferase translates to MLTLIEVLTKSTEYLEKKGIDSARLNAELLLAEVLNCKRLDIYLRFDKPLAEDELVKYREFISRRGKYEPLQYIVGYTEFYGQRINVTKDVLIPRPETEILVESIVDQFRSVPNLKIIDIGTGSGNISIALAKNLISPSITTIDTSQEAIIVAKNNCTLNNLNGEVDFVHGDILTHSFQHEYDIVVSNPPYISLTEYESLQNEVKYYEPKNALTDFHDGLFYFESIAHKMYDYLTSGGKIFFEIGFGQSAAVKKILTNNKYSHIEIIKDYQNIDRVIFGVRE
- the dtd gene encoding D-tyrosyl-tRNA(Tyr) deacylase; its protein translation is MRAVIQRVSAGSVKIEAPEHYEEIGKGMVILLGVKIGDTDGDAIYLADKCCNLRIFEDSNDKMNISLKDINGEALVISQFTLFGDTRKGNRPSFSEAAEPESANQLYEKFIEQMKKNLSNEKVKKGIFGAMMEVKIINTGPVTLIVESKG
- a CDS encoding alkaline phosphatase family protein, yielding MSRVLMIFIDGVGIGENDPLKNPFFKFGFNTFTKIFGRIPHLSDQRISITNGAVFPVDPLLDIPGIPLSGTGQTSIFCGINAPRFINQHFGPYPYSTLIPIIREQNIFAELIKKGKSVAFANAYPKIFFDYINSGRRRLSVTTLSCILSDVYLRKIKDLYQGKALSAEIDNRRFVERLNYKLPIIKHELAARRLVRLTREHDFTLFEIFHTDHIGHGRNSEMLIQFHTLLDSFLQSIIQNLPDDTTFLLCSDHGNYEDLSIKSHTLNPSLAIAYGPGADYLSKRISNLTHIKEALMDLIL
- a CDS encoding DNA internalization-related competence protein ComEC/Rec2 gives rise to the protein MKNYPVIKVAMLFILGIILQKVFNLQTGLLLYPWILFFVLSIIFLLFYKKESLQICFVILTLIISGAFYFSYMFNPVSYPFQKEKLAKSNVFGTISDIELEKENKIIIFVDTDSVKHNNNSVNINTKLRCAIYDSTEALRSLYSKLGIGDKLKITGTIIRPRNIRNPGEFDYELYLNQIDVAGIINTFSSKEILLLDKASPNFKHFIFQVRKSVDQLLESSHNKTTHSLLRGLLLADRSLISYESRNEFISAGVIHVLAVSGLHVGFIAMIFVFLFSRFGFKAKMILTIFGLVVFTLICGAPPSVVRASIMAIVIIIAKLTGRSTNLFNSLAIAALIIILINPNELFSPGFQLSFSAVLSIGIMYPILNKLFNAEAIRNRYYKYIIQFVAVSLSAQIGTLPFTIYYFEKVSLVALLANFFVIPLIGIILITAFITLFISIIFPFLTLFYASANEFLTFILFNIVHQSAVIKYSSFEVFNYSIYDGLVFYLSVVTLFFVLKKFVTTIPKIIAVILLFPVSILFSQIDNEKLLDDKKFNLVMLDVGQGDSFFIMFPDGKTALIDAGEKTEYFDIGEYILYPFFKRNNIKKIDYAFVSHLDTDHAGGFNYLVEKNFIDTIYLPTIDSTNSEDLYFNRRLKEYGVITRNYNKSRLNISGAELYILNDEYSNRLAGTNSNRKSGLMKLVFGNYSFLFTGDTDKFMEGYYSRRYAEFLNSTFLKVGHHGSKTSTSEIFLNLVNPQNALISCGVENKFKHPSKSIIDLLEGENISIFRTDKSGAVIFTTDGKELNQINWRNL
- the murB gene encoding UDP-N-acetylmuramate dehydrogenase, giving the protein MKYYSNHSLKSYNTFALNETASHFYVIEEDHELYELHDKGVFNGEHLILGGGSNVLFTKNVECPVLHMKTIGIRKISEDETKVILDVKAGVEWNELVHYAVENNFYGIENLTDIPGTCGAAPIQNIGAYGVEIKDVLIDVQYFDIASKTIKVINSGDCNFGYRDSIFKNELKGKYIITGITIELKKTKKLITNYRAIKDFLGNKKEEDLTLHELSELISKIRSSKLPDPKRFGNAGSFFKNPEISKKQLEKLKENHSDLVFFEVENSKYKIPAAYMIEKCGFKGKNVGNVGTYNRQALVIINLGRATGNEILDYAKKIQDAVYQKFNVKIHPEVNII